The Saccopteryx leptura isolate mSacLep1 chromosome 2, mSacLep1_pri_phased_curated, whole genome shotgun sequence genome has a window encoding:
- the TMEM81 gene encoding transmembrane protein 81: MKALPTSFIIGSLVLALCLPLVATLPKTLAIPEKLREAVGKVIVNATACTVTCGLGYKEETVCEVGPDGVRRKCTSQRLECLTNWICGMLHFTILIGKEFELDCLSSDILEIGQEAFRFTWRLARGIISTEDEVFKPFRARSHSVKFASAQEYDSGTYRCDVQLLRNLRLVKRLYFGLRVLPPTLVNLNFHHSLTENQKLVDAGLEVNLDNYSRPHHPPWKKTVAITLGIGIASGVIGGVLVSIALCYGLRLVFSSANPQDLTGLAPEGPAAQEAMLGS; encoded by the coding sequence ATGAAGGCTTTGCCCACTAGTTTTATCATTGGAAGCCTGGTATTGGCCTTGTGTCTGCCTCTGGTGGCGACTTTACCTAAAACACTGGCTATCCCTGAGAAGCTGCGAGAAGCTGTGGGGAAAGTTATTGTCAATGCCACAGCCTGTACTGTCACCTGTGGCCTTGGCTATAAGGAAGAGACCGTCTGTGAGGTGGGCCCTGATGGAGTGAGAAGGAAGTGTACATCTCAGCGTTTGGAATGTCTGACCAACTGGATCTGTGGGATGCTCCACTTCACCATCCTTATAGGGAAGGAATTTGAGCTGGACTGTCTCAGTTCAGACATCCTGGAGATTGGGCAGGAAGCTTTCCGGTTCACCTGGAGACTTGCTCGGGGCATCATCTCAACTGAGGATGAAGTCTTCAAGCCCTTCCGAGCCCGTTCCCACTCTGTGAAGTTTGCATCTGCTCAGGAGTATGACTCTGGGACCTACCGATGTGATGTGCAGCTGTTAAGAAACTTGAGACTCGTCAAGAGGCTCTATTTTGGACTGAGGGTCCTTCCTCCTACCTTGGTGAACCTGAATTTTCACCATTCCCTCACCGAGAATCAGAAGTTGGTAGATGCGGGCCTGGAAGTGAATCTGGATAACTATTCCAGGCCTCACCATCCACCATGGAAGAAGACGGTGGCAATAACCTTGGGAATAGGAATTGCTAGCGGAGTGATTGGCGGCGTGTTGGTGAGCATTGCCTTGTGCTATGGGCTGAGGCTGGTCTTCAGCAGTGCCAACCCTCAGGACCTAACAGGCCTTGCTCCTGAAGGGCCGGCTGCCCAGGAAGCTATGCTTGGCAGCTAG